A single region of the Plantactinospora soyae genome encodes:
- a CDS encoding glycosyltransferase, translating into MRWLVFGSYDVRRHPRVGVLVEGLRAAGDEVDEVNVPLPLDTAGRIAMLRQPWRLPVLVGQLARCWALLVRRTRPYRRGAVEPVPGDGGIRGPVDAVLVGYLGHFDVHLARRLFRDTPIVLDHLVSAAGTARDRRLAADGGLRGRLLRAIDTGALRQADTVLVDTAEHLAGLPAPDRDRAVVVPVGAGVEWFAAGARTARCRWPGAAGGADSPAPSTGPGTPGGSTARPRLRVVFVGLFTPLHGTRTLGAALAELATERTIEVTVVGTGQDYSDCRRLAAGNPAVTWYDWVPANGLPALVARHDVSLGIFGETEKARQVVPTKVYQGAAAGCAIVTSDTAPQRNALGDAALFVPPGDAAALADALRELAADPDRLARLRRAARRRAVERFWPAIVVEPIRHRVSATVPPQAVGPVSETGQAGCRSRPA; encoded by the coding sequence GTGCGTTGGCTGGTCTTCGGGAGCTACGACGTACGGCGGCATCCCCGGGTCGGCGTACTCGTCGAGGGGCTCCGGGCGGCCGGCGACGAGGTGGACGAGGTGAACGTCCCGCTGCCGCTGGACACCGCCGGCCGGATCGCGATGCTCCGGCAACCGTGGCGGCTGCCCGTACTCGTCGGTCAACTGGCCCGGTGCTGGGCCCTGCTGGTCCGGCGGACCCGGCCCTACCGGCGCGGTGCGGTCGAGCCGGTCCCCGGCGACGGCGGGATCCGGGGTCCGGTCGACGCGGTACTGGTCGGCTACCTCGGGCACTTCGACGTCCACCTGGCCCGGCGACTGTTCCGGGACACCCCGATCGTGCTCGACCATCTCGTCTCCGCCGCCGGCACGGCTCGGGACCGGCGGCTCGCCGCCGACGGCGGCCTCCGGGGCCGGTTGCTCCGGGCGATCGACACCGGGGCGCTCCGGCAGGCCGACACCGTCCTGGTGGACACGGCCGAGCACCTGGCCGGACTTCCGGCGCCGGACCGGGACCGGGCGGTGGTGGTACCCGTCGGTGCCGGCGTCGAATGGTTCGCCGCCGGTGCCCGTACCGCCCGGTGTCGTTGGCCCGGCGCCGCCGGTGGCGCCGATTCCCCCGCCCCGTCCACCGGCCCCGGGACCCCGGGCGGCAGCACCGCCCGCCCGCGCCTGCGGGTCGTCTTCGTCGGACTCTTCACCCCGCTGCACGGCACCCGGACCCTGGGCGCTGCCCTGGCCGAACTCGCGACGGAGCGGACGATCGAGGTGACCGTGGTCGGCACCGGCCAGGACTATTCGGACTGCCGCCGGCTCGCCGCCGGCAATCCGGCGGTGACCTGGTACGACTGGGTGCCGGCCAACGGACTTCCCGCGCTCGTCGCCCGGCACGACGTCTCGCTCGGCATCTTCGGCGAGACCGAGAAGGCCCGTCAGGTGGTGCCGACCAAGGTGTACCAGGGGGCGGCGGCCGGCTGCGCCATCGTCACCTCCGACACCGCCCCGCAGCGCAACGCGCTCGGCGACGCCGCGCTGTTCGTGCCGCCCGGAGACGCCGCCGCGCTCGCCGACGCGCTCCGGGAACTGGCGGCCGACCCGGATCGGCTCGCCCGGCTGCGGCGGGCCGCCCGGCGCCGGGCCGTCGAGCGATTCTGGCCCGCCATCGTCGTCGAGCCGATCCGGCACCGGGTCTCGGCCACGGTGCCGCCGCAGGCCGTAGGTCCGGTGTCGGAAACCGGCCAGGCCGGATGCCGGTCTCGGCCCGCTTGA
- a CDS encoding lysylphosphatidylglycerol synthase domain-containing protein: MIPPTAGRSRWWRRAAQVVVTVGLLGFLGWSISRRWSEVPGVLDELSLPGLALAGLAAGLGGIFGFLAWRAILTDFGAALPLVAATRIFYVGQLTKYLPGKVWPILVQARLGRAYQVPGRASAAAALLTMLISLGTGLLLTAAALPLLGERAFAGLRWTLPVLPVVLVLLWPPLLNRMLGRLLRLARREPMPRALSPRGVAGAVGWSLAAWLAYGMHLWLLLVDIGAGGPELLVPAVGAFAGSWSIGFLLAVAPAGVGPREVALPLLLGATVVPSAALVVAVVSRLLLTAVDLVLPAMAVSAEWARRRSGRRPGTGATPKPPPTPRPAEPPTVPGPALASAGGGPAPAVAGMGPPSDPAGMGPASDPAGVGPACGPVASTVDRAENSESATRQQ, translated from the coding sequence GTGATCCCGCCCACAGCCGGCAGGTCGCGTTGGTGGCGCAGGGCCGCGCAGGTCGTGGTGACCGTCGGGTTGCTCGGCTTCCTCGGCTGGTCGATCTCCCGACGCTGGTCCGAGGTCCCGGGCGTACTCGACGAACTGTCGCTGCCCGGGCTCGCGCTCGCCGGGCTGGCCGCCGGGCTGGGCGGGATCTTCGGCTTCCTGGCCTGGCGGGCGATCCTGACGGACTTCGGGGCCGCGCTGCCGCTCGTCGCCGCGACGCGGATCTTCTACGTCGGGCAGTTGACCAAGTACCTGCCCGGCAAGGTCTGGCCGATTCTCGTCCAGGCCCGGCTGGGCCGGGCGTACCAGGTGCCGGGGCGCGCCTCGGCGGCGGCGGCGCTGTTGACCATGCTGATCTCCCTGGGAACCGGGCTGCTGCTCACCGCCGCCGCACTGCCGCTGCTCGGTGAGCGTGCGTTCGCCGGTCTCCGGTGGACCCTGCCCGTCCTGCCGGTGGTGCTGGTGCTGCTCTGGCCGCCCCTGCTCAACCGGATGCTGGGCCGGCTGCTGCGGCTGGCCCGGCGGGAGCCGATGCCCCGGGCACTGTCGCCGCGCGGCGTCGCCGGTGCCGTCGGCTGGTCGCTGGCGGCCTGGCTCGCGTACGGGATGCATCTCTGGCTGCTGCTGGTGGATATCGGTGCCGGCGGGCCGGAACTGCTGGTCCCCGCGGTGGGCGCCTTCGCCGGCTCCTGGTCCATCGGGTTCCTGCTGGCGGTGGCGCCGGCCGGGGTGGGGCCCCGGGAGGTGGCGCTGCCGCTGCTCCTCGGTGCCACCGTGGTCCCGTCGGCGGCACTGGTCGTCGCCGTGGTGTCCCGACTCCTGCTAACCGCCGTGGACCTGGTCCTGCCTGCAATGGCGGTATCGGCCGAGTGGGCCCGACGCCGCAGCGGCCGTCGGCCGGGCACCGGGGCGACTCCGAAGCCGCCGCCGACTCCGCGCCCGGCTGAGCCACCGACCGTGCCGGGTCCGGCACTGGCTTCGGCCGGAGGAGGTCCGGCGCCGGCCGTCGCCGGGATGGGTCCGCCGTCAGATCCGGCCGGGATGGGTCCGGCGTCAGATCCGGCCGGAGTGGGTCCGGCGTGCGGGCCGGTCGCGTCGACGGTGGACCGGGCGGAGAACTCGGAGTCGGCGACGCGCCAGCAGTGA
- a CDS encoding ABC-F family ATP-binding cassette domain-containing protein, with product MGYVDVAGVGYTLPDGRQLFSEVSFRVGEGAKIALVGPNGAGKTTLLRMVAGDLPSQTGGIARSGGLGVMRQFIGMIGDESTLHDLVLSLSPPALRAAGKRLAAAEVALHSAEVRGKFSSAAGKAQLAYAEALAEWGETGGYDAEVLFDTVSTIVLSLPWERSRTRPVRTLSGGQQKRFALELLLQGADEVLLLDEPDNFLDVPGKRWLEGRLRESSKSVLYVSHDRELLARTADRVVAVEGGGAWVHPGGFDSWHAARSSRHDRLEEQRRRWDEEHQKLRELMLMYKQKAAYNSGMASRYQAAQTRLRKFEEAGPPPVPPKDQDIRMRLTGGRTGKRAIVCEQVEMEDLTFPFDLEVWYGDRVAVLGANGTGKSHFLRLLARGGTDPDPGNSPVDGGPTLAPVRHGGVARLGARVRPGHFSQTHDRPELMDRTLVEVLWRGDEHRTGMDRHAAMASLSRYELAGQGDQRFGTLSGGQQARFLVLLLELSGATLLLLDEPTDNLDLASAEALETGLRAFEGTVLAVTHDRWFTRSFDRFLLFRGDGDVVETPEPVWDVG from the coding sequence GTGGGATACGTGGACGTCGCCGGAGTCGGGTACACCCTGCCGGACGGCCGGCAGCTGTTTTCCGAGGTGTCCTTCCGGGTGGGCGAGGGCGCCAAGATCGCCCTCGTCGGGCCGAACGGCGCCGGCAAGACCACCCTGCTCCGGATGGTGGCCGGGGACCTGCCCAGCCAGACCGGCGGCATCGCCCGGTCCGGCGGTCTGGGCGTGATGCGGCAGTTCATCGGCATGATCGGCGACGAGTCGACGCTGCACGACCTCGTACTGTCGCTGTCGCCGCCGGCACTGCGGGCGGCGGGGAAGCGGCTCGCGGCGGCCGAGGTCGCACTGCACTCCGCCGAGGTACGCGGCAAGTTCAGCAGCGCGGCCGGCAAGGCCCAACTGGCGTACGCGGAGGCGCTGGCGGAGTGGGGCGAGACCGGCGGGTACGACGCCGAGGTGCTCTTCGACACCGTCTCCACGATCGTGCTGAGTCTGCCCTGGGAACGCAGCCGGACCCGTCCGGTACGCACCCTCTCCGGCGGGCAGCAGAAGCGGTTCGCCCTGGAGTTGCTGCTCCAGGGCGCCGACGAGGTGCTGCTGCTCGACGAGCCGGACAACTTCCTCGACGTACCGGGCAAGAGGTGGCTGGAGGGGCGGCTGCGCGAGTCGTCGAAGTCGGTGCTGTACGTCTCGCACGACCGTGAGCTGCTGGCCCGGACCGCGGACCGGGTGGTCGCGGTGGAGGGTGGCGGGGCCTGGGTGCATCCCGGCGGCTTCGACAGTTGGCACGCGGCCCGGTCCAGTCGGCACGATCGGCTGGAGGAGCAGCGCCGACGGTGGGACGAGGAGCACCAGAAGCTGCGCGAACTGATGCTCATGTACAAGCAGAAGGCGGCCTACAACAGCGGCATGGCCTCCCGTTACCAGGCGGCGCAGACCCGGTTGCGCAAGTTCGAGGAGGCCGGGCCGCCGCCCGTACCGCCGAAGGACCAGGACATCCGGATGCGGCTGACCGGTGGGCGTACCGGCAAGCGGGCCATCGTCTGCGAGCAGGTCGAGATGGAGGACCTCACCTTCCCGTTCGACCTGGAGGTCTGGTACGGCGACCGGGTGGCCGTACTCGGCGCGAACGGGACGGGAAAGTCGCACTTCCTCCGGCTGCTCGCCCGGGGCGGCACCGATCCCGATCCGGGCAACTCGCCGGTGGACGGTGGTCCGACGCTCGCTCCGGTCCGGCATGGTGGCGTGGCCCGGTTGGGGGCCCGGGTCCGGCCCGGCCACTTCTCGCAGACCCATGACCGGCCGGAACTGATGGACCGGACGCTGGTCGAGGTGCTGTGGCGGGGCGACGAGCACCGGACCGGAATGGACCGGCACGCCGCGATGGCCTCGCTGAGCCGGTACGAGCTGGCCGGCCAGGGCGACCAGCGGTTCGGGACGCTGTCCGGCGGTCAGCAGGCCCGGTTCCTGGTACTCCTGCTGGAGCTTTCCGGGGCGACCCTGCTGCTGCTCGACGAACCTACCGACAACCTGGACCTGGCCTCGGCCGAGGCCCTGGAGACCGGCCTGCGGGCCTTCGAGGGGACGGTGCTGGCGGTCACCCACGACCGGTGGTTCACGCGTTCGTTCGACCGCTTCCTGCTTTTCCGGGGCGACGGCGACGTGGTCGAGACGCCGGAACCCGTCTGGGACGTCGGCTGA
- a CDS encoding class I SAM-dependent methyltransferase → MTGDHYFSIDPAVGAQRRDVTFSVEGHDYALTSSTGVFSADRLDAGTAVLLRKAELPGPETSGALLDLGCGYGPIACVLATRAPAAQVWAVDVNARARELTVENAERLGLADRVRVDAPDAVPDDVTFAQLWSNPPIRVGKEELHGMLRRWLPRLAPDGVAWLVVARHLGGDSLQRWLVENGWRVERHASQKGYRVFRVSR, encoded by the coding sequence GTGACCGGCGACCACTATTTCAGCATCGATCCCGCAGTCGGCGCCCAGCGGCGCGACGTGACGTTCTCCGTCGAGGGGCACGACTACGCGCTGACCTCGTCGACCGGGGTCTTCTCCGCCGACCGGCTCGACGCGGGCACCGCCGTACTTCTGCGCAAGGCCGAACTGCCCGGGCCGGAGACCTCGGGCGCACTGCTCGACCTGGGCTGCGGGTACGGGCCGATCGCCTGCGTACTCGCCACCCGGGCGCCCGCGGCGCAGGTCTGGGCGGTCGACGTCAACGCCCGGGCCCGCGAACTCACGGTGGAGAACGCCGAACGGCTCGGTCTCGCCGACCGGGTCCGGGTCGACGCGCCGGACGCGGTACCGGACGACGTCACCTTCGCCCAACTCTGGTCGAACCCGCCGATCCGGGTCGGCAAGGAGGAACTGCACGGCATGCTGCGGCGCTGGCTCCCCAGGCTGGCCCCGGACGGGGTGGCGTGGCTGGTGGTGGCCCGGCATCTCGGCGGCGACTCGCTACAGCGCTGGCTGGTCGAGAACGGCTGGCGGGTCGAGCGGCACGCCAGCCAGAAGGGTTACCGGGTGTTCCGGGTCAGCCGGTGA
- the truA gene encoding tRNA pseudouridine(38-40) synthase TruA produces the protein MEQQVVVEDEADGNTRVRLDVAYAGADFSGWAAQPGRRTVAGVLTEALGMIVGAGRATGLTVAGRTDAGVHATGQVCHVDLPSALWRRWSGTLLRRLAGVLPPDVRVRAVTEVPAEFDARFSATFRRYEYRVTDAPYGAEPLRRHEVLAWPRPLDLGALNHAAAGLVGEHDFAAYCRRKEHATTVRALTRLDWRRDPDGVLVATVQADAFCQSMVRSLVGAMLVAGDGRRPVDWPGGLLGRRERASEVTVAPPHGLALVAVGYPENPVEYASRAVQTRRLRLPASS, from the coding sequence GTGGAGCAGCAGGTGGTGGTCGAGGACGAGGCGGACGGGAACACCCGAGTACGGCTGGACGTCGCCTACGCCGGCGCGGACTTCTCCGGCTGGGCCGCCCAGCCCGGTCGACGTACCGTCGCGGGAGTGCTGACCGAGGCGCTCGGGATGATCGTCGGAGCGGGTCGGGCGACGGGGTTGACCGTGGCGGGGCGTACGGACGCCGGGGTGCACGCCACCGGGCAGGTCTGTCACGTCGACCTGCCGTCCGCCCTCTGGCGGCGGTGGTCGGGAACGCTGCTGCGCAGGCTCGCCGGAGTGCTGCCGCCCGATGTCCGGGTACGCGCCGTCACCGAGGTGCCGGCCGAGTTCGACGCACGGTTCTCCGCGACCTTCCGACGGTACGAGTACCGGGTCACCGACGCGCCGTACGGCGCCGAGCCGCTGCGCCGGCACGAGGTGCTCGCCTGGCCCCGCCCGCTGGATCTGGGGGCGTTGAACCACGCGGCGGCGGGACTGGTCGGCGAGCACGACTTCGCGGCGTACTGCCGGCGCAAGGAGCACGCGACGACGGTGCGCGCACTGACCCGGCTGGACTGGCGGCGGGACCCGGACGGCGTACTGGTCGCCACCGTGCAGGCCGACGCGTTCTGCCAGTCGATGGTGCGGAGCTTGGTCGGGGCGATGCTGGTGGCCGGTGACGGGCGGCGTCCGGTCGACTGGCCGGGTGGCCTGCTCGGGCGTCGGGAGCGGGCCAGCGAGGTGACCGTGGCGCCGCCGCACGGGCTCGCCCTGGTCGCGGTCGGCTACCCCGAGAACCCGGTCGAGTACGCGAGCCGGGCGGTGCAGACCCGTCGACTGCGCCTGCCGGCGTCGTCCTGA
- the rplQ gene encoding 50S ribosomal protein L17, whose protein sequence is MPTPTKGSRLGGSPAHERLILANLATALFQHGRITTTHTKAKRLRPLAEQLITKAKRGDLAARRRVLTVVQDKDVVFNLFDQIAPRFANRNGGYTRIVKTVPRKGDNAPMAIIELVEELVVAPEAPAKKTAARKAAQQNKVEALAPDEETPRASSSADQDAEAPESVSGDTAAAREDTDEADNSKS, encoded by the coding sequence ATGCCCACGCCCACCAAGGGCTCCCGCCTCGGCGGTAGCCCCGCGCACGAGCGGCTGATCCTGGCCAACCTGGCCACCGCGCTGTTCCAGCACGGCCGAATCACCACGACCCACACGAAGGCCAAGCGGCTGCGTCCGCTCGCGGAGCAGCTGATCACCAAGGCCAAGCGTGGCGACCTGGCGGCCCGCCGTCGGGTGCTGACCGTCGTACAGGACAAGGACGTTGTCTTCAACCTGTTCGACCAGATCGCGCCCCGGTTCGCCAACCGCAACGGCGGCTACACCCGGATCGTGAAGACCGTCCCGCGCAAGGGCGACAACGCGCCGATGGCGATCATCGAGCTGGTCGAGGAACTGGTCGTCGCGCCGGAGGCCCCGGCGAAGAAGACCGCCGCGCGCAAGGCGGCACAGCAGAACAAGGTCGAGGCGCTCGCCCCGGACGAGGAGACCCCGCGTGCCTCGTCCAGCGCCGACCAGGACGCCGAGGCACCGGAGTCGGTCTCCGGGGACACCGCGGCGGCCCGCGAGGACACGGACGAGGCTGACAACAGCAAGTCCTGA
- a CDS encoding DNA-directed RNA polymerase subunit alpha, producing the protein MLITQRPTLTEESISETRSRFTIEPLEPGFGYTLGNSLRRTLLSSIPGAAVTSIKVDGVLHEFTTIPGVKEDVVELVMNVKELCVSSDHDEPVSMYLRKQGPGDVTAGDIQPPAGVSVHNADLKLATLNGKGRLDMELTVERGRGYVTAAQNKQAGAEIGRIPVDSIYSPVLKVTYRVEATRVEQRTDFDRLIIDVETKASIGPRTALASAGSTLVELFGLARELDESAEGIDIGPSPQDAQLAADLALPIEELDLTVRSYNCLKREGINTVGELIGRTEADLLDIRNFGQKSIDEVKMKLAGMGLGLKDSAPNFDPAHVVDSFSEADYDTDDYRETEQL; encoded by the coding sequence ATGCTCATCACCCAGCGGCCGACCCTCACCGAGGAGTCGATCAGCGAGACCCGGTCCCGGTTCACCATCGAGCCGCTCGAGCCGGGTTTCGGTTACACCCTGGGCAACTCTCTGCGGCGTACCCTGCTCTCCTCGATCCCGGGTGCGGCCGTCACGTCGATCAAGGTCGACGGCGTCCTGCACGAGTTCACCACCATTCCGGGCGTCAAGGAGGACGTGGTCGAGCTCGTCATGAACGTCAAGGAGCTCTGCGTCAGCTCCGACCATGACGAGCCGGTCAGCATGTACCTGCGCAAGCAGGGCCCCGGCGACGTCACCGCCGGTGACATCCAGCCGCCGGCCGGTGTCTCGGTGCACAACGCCGACCTGAAGCTCGCCACCCTGAACGGCAAGGGCCGGCTCGACATGGAGCTGACCGTCGAGCGGGGTCGCGGCTACGTCACCGCGGCGCAGAACAAGCAGGCCGGTGCCGAGATCGGTCGCATCCCGGTCGACTCGATCTACTCGCCGGTGCTCAAGGTGACGTACCGGGTCGAGGCGACCCGGGTCGAGCAGCGTACCGACTTCGACCGCCTGATCATCGACGTCGAGACCAAGGCGTCGATCGGGCCGCGTACCGCGCTCGCCTCCGCCGGTTCCACCCTGGTCGAGCTCTTCGGGCTGGCCCGGGAGCTGGACGAGAGCGCCGAGGGCATCGACATCGGCCCGTCGCCGCAGGACGCGCAGCTCGCGGCCGACCTGGCGCTGCCGATCGAGGAACTCGACCTGACGGTCCGGTCGTACAACTGCCTCAAGCGCGAGGGCATCAACACGGTTGGCGAGCTCATCGGGCGTACCGAGGCCGATCTGCTCGACATTCGGAACTTCGGTCAGAAGTCGATCGACGAGGTCAAGATGAAGCTCGCGGGCATGGGGCTGGGCCTGAAGGACTCGGCGCCCAACTTCGACCCGGCGCACGTCGTGGACTCCTTCAGCGAGGCGGACTACGACACCGACGACTACCGCGAGACCGAGCAGCTTTAG
- the rpsD gene encoding 30S ribosomal protein S4, which yields MARYTGPDCRRCRREKMKLFLKGSKCDGPKCPFESRPFPPGQHGRGRTKETEYLLQLREKQKARRVYGVLEKQFRGYYEEAVAKKGKTGEILLQILESRLDNVVYRSGLAKSRDHARQLVKHGHLTVNGRKVDIPSYRVKEHDIVEVRAKSKEMTPFIVAQAEAGSKSVPAWLEAIPSQMKVLVHSLPARGVIDTQVQEQLIVELYSK from the coding sequence ATGGCTCGTTACACCGGTCCCGACTGCCGCCGTTGCCGTCGGGAGAAGATGAAGCTGTTCCTCAAGGGCAGCAAGTGCGATGGCCCGAAGTGCCCGTTCGAGTCCCGGCCGTTCCCGCCTGGACAGCACGGGCGTGGGCGTACCAAGGAGACCGAGTACCTGCTCCAGCTTCGTGAGAAGCAGAAGGCCCGCCGGGTGTACGGCGTGCTGGAGAAGCAGTTCCGCGGGTACTACGAGGAGGCCGTCGCCAAGAAGGGCAAGACCGGCGAGATCCTCCTGCAGATCCTCGAGTCGCGGCTCGACAACGTCGTCTACCGGTCCGGCCTGGCGAAGTCGCGTGACCACGCGCGGCAGCTCGTCAAGCACGGTCACCTGACGGTGAACGGCCGCAAGGTCGACATCCCGTCGTACCGGGTCAAGGAGCACGACATCGTCGAGGTCCGGGCCAAGTCCAAGGAGATGACGCCGTTCATCGTGGCGCAGGCCGAGGCCGGCTCGAAGAGTGTTCCGGCCTGGCTGGAAGCGATCCCGAGCCAGATGAAGGTGCTGGTCCACTCGCTGCCGGCCCGGGGTGTCATCGACACCCAGGTCCAGGAGCAGTTGATCGTCGAGCTCTACTCGAAGTAG
- the rpsK gene encoding 30S ribosomal protein S11 — protein sequence MPPKARAGAAVKKVRRKERKNVAHGQAHIKSTFNNTIVSITDPTGAVISWASAGQVGFKGSRKSTPFAAQLAAEAAARRAMEHGMRKVDVFVKGPGSGRETAIRSLQAVGLEVGQIADVTPQPHNGCRPPKRRRV from the coding sequence ATGCCACCGAAGGCTCGTGCCGGGGCCGCCGTCAAGAAGGTCCGGCGCAAGGAACGCAAGAACGTCGCCCATGGGCAGGCGCACATCAAGAGCACCTTCAACAACACCATCGTCTCCATCACGGACCCGACGGGTGCGGTCATCTCCTGGGCCTCCGCAGGCCAGGTTGGCTTCAAGGGTTCCCGCAAGTCGACTCCGTTCGCCGCGCAGCTGGCCGCCGAGGCCGCCGCGCGTCGGGCCATGGAGCACGGCATGCGCAAGGTCGACGTGTTCGTCAAGGGTCCCGGCTCCGGCCGGGAGACAGCCATCCGTTCGCTGCAGGCCGTCGGTCTGGAGGTCGGCCAGATCGCCGACGTCACGCCGCAGCCGCACAACGGGTGCCGTCCGCCGAAGCGTCGTCGGGTCTGA
- the rpsM gene encoding 30S ribosomal protein S13, producing MARLAGVDLPRDKRLEIALTYIFGVGRTRAVETLAATGISPDKRAKDLTDEELVQLRNHIEANYKVEGDLRREVAADIRRKVEIGCYAGIRHRRGLPVRGQRTRTNARTRKGPKRTVAGKKKPGKK from the coding sequence ATGGCACGGCTAGCTGGCGTCGATCTTCCCCGCGACAAGCGGCTGGAGATCGCGCTCACCTACATTTTCGGGGTCGGACGGACCCGGGCGGTCGAGACGCTCGCCGCCACCGGTATCTCTCCGGACAAGCGCGCCAAGGACCTCACGGACGAGGAGCTGGTCCAGCTCCGGAACCACATCGAGGCCAACTACAAGGTAGAAGGCGACCTGCGCCGCGAGGTCGCCGCTGACATCCGCCGCAAGGTCGAGATCGGCTGCTACGCAGGCATCCGGCACCGCCGGGGACTGCCTGTCCGTGGCCAGCGGACCCGTACCAACGCGCGGACCCGGAAGGGCCCGAAGCGGACCGTCGCCGGCAAGAAGAAGCCCGGCAAGAAGTAA
- the rpmJ gene encoding 50S ribosomal protein L36 has translation MKVKPSVKRICNKCRVIRRHGRVMVICTDPRHKQRQG, from the coding sequence GTGAAGGTCAAGCCGAGCGTCAAGCGGATCTGCAACAAGTGCCGGGTAATCCGCCGGCACGGCCGGGTCATGGTGATCTGCACCGACCCGCGCCACAAGCAGCGCCAGGGCTGA
- the infA gene encoding translation initiation factor IF-1 encodes MPKKDGAIEIEGRVIEPLPNAMFRVELANGHKVLAHISGKMRQHYIRILPEDRVVVELSPYDLTRGRIVYRYK; translated from the coding sequence ATGCCGAAAAAAGACGGAGCCATCGAGATCGAGGGCCGGGTGATCGAGCCACTCCCGAACGCCATGTTCCGGGTGGAGCTCGCCAATGGTCACAAGGTGCTGGCTCACATCAGTGGCAAGATGCGGCAGCACTACATCCGCATCCTGCCCGAGGACCGGGTCGTCGTTGAACTGTCACCGTACGACCTGACCCGAGGGCGCATCGTCTACCGCTACAAGTGA
- a CDS encoding DUF1707 SHOCT-like domain-containing protein, with protein MDGRDQMRAADSDRTAVAEQLLRALNEGRLDLAEYEERLQRVYAAKTYGDLNGGGLLDDLPGTVPVGEAQMVPVGEDGGRGLTPGPDGRYPGATRSWLAETWNGYFGVVTIVVTIWAVTSLVSTEWLYFWPVWVGGPWGAVLLLNTVRGLATGEPQRWAARRAAKRRAKVEKRNRRRLEQDEEGEPA; from the coding sequence ATGGACGGGCGGGACCAGATGCGCGCTGCGGACTCGGACCGGACGGCCGTGGCCGAGCAGTTGCTCCGGGCGTTGAACGAGGGCCGGCTCGACCTGGCCGAGTACGAGGAGCGCCTGCAGCGGGTGTACGCCGCGAAGACGTACGGGGATCTCAACGGCGGCGGGCTGCTCGATGACCTGCCGGGGACGGTACCGGTCGGCGAGGCTCAGATGGTGCCGGTCGGCGAGGACGGCGGACGGGGCCTGACGCCGGGTCCGGACGGCCGCTACCCGGGCGCGACGCGGAGCTGGCTGGCCGAGACCTGGAACGGCTACTTCGGGGTCGTGACGATCGTGGTGACGATCTGGGCGGTCACCTCGCTGGTCTCCACCGAGTGGCTCTACTTCTGGCCGGTCTGGGTGGGCGGACCGTGGGGGGCCGTGCTGCTGCTGAACACGGTGCGCGGGCTGGCGACCGGGGAGCCGCAGCGCTGGGCCGCGAGGCGGGCGGCGAAACGGCGAGCCAAGGTGGAGAAGCGGAACCGTCGGCGCCTTGAGCAGGACGAAGAGGGCGAACCCGCCTGA
- the map gene encoding type I methionyl aminopeptidase, whose translation MRRSQLDIQLKTPEQIDLMRAAGLVVAAALDRMRAAVAPGVSTGDLDEIAESVIRGAGAVPSFKGYHGFPASICSSINEQVVHAIPARDQVLRDGDLISIDCGAVLDGWHGDAAITVAVGEVRPELLRMATVAEDAMWAGIGAAARGMLSGRGRLTDISYAVERAVRAAGRYGIVEGYGGHGIGTEMHQDPHVLNHGRPGRGPRLVPGLALAIEPMVTMGSPRTVELDDGWTVITRDGSIAAHVEHSMALLDDGVWVLTAPDGGRARLGDLVTAREPAKSSSAG comes from the coding sequence ATGCGCCGTTCCCAGCTGGACATCCAGCTGAAGACCCCGGAGCAGATCGACCTGATGCGGGCCGCCGGGCTCGTCGTCGCGGCGGCCCTGGACCGGATGCGCGCGGCCGTGGCGCCGGGCGTCTCCACCGGGGACCTCGACGAGATCGCCGAGTCGGTGATCCGTGGGGCCGGAGCCGTGCCCTCCTTCAAGGGCTACCACGGCTTCCCCGCGTCGATCTGCTCGTCAATCAACGAGCAGGTCGTGCACGCGATCCCGGCCCGGGACCAGGTGCTCCGCGACGGCGACCTGATCTCGATCGACTGCGGAGCGGTGCTGGACGGCTGGCACGGCGACGCCGCGATCACGGTCGCCGTCGGCGAGGTGCGGCCGGAACTGCTCCGGATGGCGACGGTGGCCGAGGACGCGATGTGGGCCGGGATCGGCGCCGCGGCGCGCGGCATGCTCAGCGGACGGGGCAGGCTGACCGACATCTCGTACGCGGTGGAGCGCGCGGTCCGGGCCGCCGGCCGGTACGGCATCGTGGAGGGGTACGGCGGGCACGGCATCGGCACCGAGATGCATCAGGATCCGCACGTGCTCAACCACGGGCGACCGGGCCGTGGTCCGCGCCTGGTGCCGGGGCTGGCGCTGGCGATCGAGCCGATGGTGACCATGGGCTCGCCCCGGACGGTGGAACTCGACGACGGCTGGACGGTGATCACCCGGGACGGGTCGATCGCGGCCCACGTCGAGCACTCGATGGCGCTGCTGGACGACGGCGTCTGGGTGCTGACCGCCCCGGACGGTGGTCGGGCCCGGCTCGGTGACCTGGTGACCGCCAGAGAGCCCGCGAAGTCCTCCTCGGCCGGCTAG